In Sphingobacterium sp. lm-10, the DNA window GTCCACGGCTGTTATCGTTAGATGTACATAGGATAATGAAAAAATCAATTATCCTTGTGGATACAAACATACTATCTCGTATCAACATGGAAAATAACAATCCCTCCGATTACAATCCTGGCCCACGCATTGGCATTACCTTCTCCACATTCGACTTGTTGCATGCCGGGCATATCATGATGTTGGCAGAAGCCAAACGACAATGTGATTACCTGATCTGCGGTTTACAGATGGACCCTACGTTAGACCGGCCGGAGAAGAATGCGCCTACACAAACTGTAGTAGAGCGATACATACAACTTCGAGGGTGCCAATATGTAGATGAAATTGTCCCCTATTCTACAGAGCAAGATTTGGAAGATATCTTACGATCCTTTAAGTTAGATGTGCGTATTGTGGGGGATGAATACCAGGAGAAAAACTTTACAGGAAGAGAATACTGCGAACAGAAGGGCATTGAGCTTTATTACAATAGCAGAGATCATCGGTTTTCCAGCTCTGGTTTGCGGAGGATTGTTGCCGAAAAAGAGGCACAGAAGATGGAACGAGAAATGAACCCGTAATAGAATAAGGATCACATTACGGATTTTCAATTTTCTGAATTATCAGACTATTTAGTACTTTCGTGGAGAATGAAGAAGATAGCCGTTATCGGACAAGGATACGTCGGGTTGCCCCTGGCATTGGCGTTTGCTTCCCACACGCAAGTAGTAGGGTTTGATATTGATGAAGCGCGCGTTAGCGAACTGAACCAGGAGATCGATCGTACTAAAGAAGCAAATCCTGAGATGCTACGATCAGCGCTTCAACTTATTGTGGATACAGAAGGGCAAAAGGGCTATACAGCATCCTTTGCAGTGGAAGATCTTCGCGGTTGCTCTATCTACATTGTCACCGTTCCTACGCCAATCGATGAATTCAATGCGCCTGATCTAAGACCTTTGCGTCATGCAACGCGCATGATAGGAAAGGTGTTGAAAAAAGGCGACATCGTAATCTACGAATCCACGGTGTACCCAGGCTGTACAGAAGAGGACTGCGTGCCGATTCTAGAGCGGGAATCTG includes these proteins:
- a CDS encoding adenylyltransferase/cytidyltransferase family protein, producing MKKSIILVDTNILSRINMENNNPSDYNPGPRIGITFSTFDLLHAGHIMMLAEAKRQCDYLICGLQMDPTLDRPEKNAPTQTVVERYIQLRGCQYVDEIVPYSTEQDLEDILRSFKLDVRIVGDEYQEKNFTGREYCEQKGIELYYNSRDHRFSSSGLRRIVAEKEAQKMEREMNP